The nucleotide window cacccattctaggacccacttaccaaatttcagggccaatggacctctgtgtacaccatggcaagggccggactggcccaccacgttgggacgtccaggtcagtccgattttctggacagtctattttatttaaacaaattaaaatatttctaagtgtccaaaaatcttaaaattttgtgggggtgtaggtcacctatggaagtatcactctgtaaaatttcagatccaaaatacatttgagttgcccgtggtgtggctggaagtggtctgctaggcagggacacccaggctggggcatctagccgcttcgtgggcccacctcgatgtgttgaatgtcccaccacccatccatgtagggtccttaggggatggatcatacttgccccctttttattcaattagaacacattaggtggatttttgggccatataccccaggcccataggactgcctacacatgggacatccctgccttaggctctgctgggcttgcattctaacagtctggcccatttcatatatgtattgtatatcctctctcatctggtggggcccacagtgatgtgtgtgagccatccaaaattaattatactaagaaatacttctaatgctgaactccaaccaacccagaaatttgggtgggctggaatttggcattgagcccaataattgttgcctatagatgttctttggggcaatatggcccactagatttgaggatgatttatgtcagtatcttatcatcttaattttatttttgggcttaattagtgtatgattaaaggcccatcccaaataggattcttcttgggttagtctcttagttaagtaagggctttatagccttggttgggttggaacttttgataggcccattgaactcttgggtcctatatttaccatgtcattgtgataggccttatgggccaaatactcaagtagttgggcccttgtttgcccactataataaatccatacttgggccgagatgtgaggcccaacttacatgtgttaaaaatttaagaatttcccatatgttgggataatgggctgcccattaggcctactacaatgaatgaacctatgacccttatggttgggccctaaccttgcttaagggcccaccaggttgcctttgtttttgggcttagtgtatggcccactaggccatgggttgattgtgccttggacctttctttacatatatagtaggctaccttttgggacccagttgaggttggatgtcctccttggtggccctaaggtaggcccatagaggcccttataggtggttaaaggcccaccttgggcctctggctaggactgttcctccttaggattttgactctcttagtttgtgggtcatcccaaagtaccgggctcccactagagggcttctcttcttcttagaatacctatcgatgtgcctagatcttgaccctccttgggacagacgatttcatattcctcaggtagcacacttacatcgttgcaacccacatgcatcatctgtatgaattgattgcattgtatagtggtcattcagggatggagtttcttcccttttgcacattgagtgcgaaacttgtgcatgatttgtgtgtgcgactcatgcattggcatcgcatttcatgaggataccgcccttgcttcatcggggccttgcctccatagggacatttgtggatggccgcatgtgtggacaccggaaatattacttgagcatacgggtgcgtaggatgcccatgggtgagattcccaaaacttccatggtaccaaggatctgctccaacgccgtgaccggtggaatacatgagcgcacgagggccttataccgttaggccgcgactcccaccgtcgtgtagtcggttggataggggtgtggccttacttgcttggtgtgaggaggcattactaggcttagtctgaccagctcgtaaatgggtctgctactgtcaggccttgttagtgattagttgtccacaggcgggtagtgaggtctcttacgctcgtttgactgtgtggggtctgcagagcggcagtcattcagcagtgtaatggacccggtgatttccttatgattgaaaatgtacttgacttatggtttggatatgagcattgacatcacttacatcgcattagcattggctacaagcccccctttcatacattgccttggtatggcactcattacttattgcatcgcattcatggtaagccttggtaagactagtgatatgttcattgattatgcttctctccttatacctcctactattcttctgtgcaccattgtcacacacttacaccaccctctaagcttctataagcttatgcacgattgatacgtgcaggagactctaggtaggcgccgtagcagcagagcatggagtagagttgagcagtgaggactccagtgttgctgatttctctctcttttccttttattctcatgtatgtccttttggaccttttggatgattgtaaaagttcaaatttttagtggattttgtgatgtgtgcctttgttattctcagatgtacttgctgtgatcttgggtatgctcgcattggaagtgattatattgttatgaaaatcctccttgtaggatcccaggatcggaacctacctcaggagccgagaatggggtactacggaggctgttgcggccagaactggccatcgggttccttgtgagtccggttaccgagtctggggcgtgacaggagttggtatcagagcatagcaggtaattctggaaagactaaggatgacatcgcaagtctgctaagaacatgggacaagtagtgtcccgagatccttcttttcgctccgtattgagcctgtaattgtattgattccttgagtcgtcattattttgtagacgatgccgcgtggacgtggctcccgtggtcgtggcacccgtggtcgtggtgcacgtggacgaggtgcccgagttaccccttctactcgagcacatccggctcccgttgttgaggatccgattcttgAGGTACCGATCCAGCCTGTTCCTCCAGTAGTGCCCATACCTCCAGTTGCTctggttcccccacctattccccctcctcagcctgctgTTCTAGTTACTGAGGCTCCTGCTCCGCCGGCCGCCcccgtgcctccgcctgaggcgagtgccgcccctgcctttccgacagtacctataggagccgagcatttccagcagttgatgcagcttgttgccaccgcattgcagacccgtcagcctgctaccgctgaggtttctgggcagtctgacttaccgcgtgctagtgcgatagctcgagagttccgacagcatgatcccccgaggtttagtggtgaccctgacccttctgcagccgaggcttggcgcactgaggttgcgaggatttttgacactattcagtgtcctgcgggtcagagagtatcccttgcgacatatcttcttcagggtgaggcccgtcactggtggtcatccgtatctaggatggtcggacctcagtttgcttggacatgggaggagttcgtggtccgtttcgaccagaagttcttccctgagcaggtTCAGATCCAacgggcgatcgagtttgagaccctagtacagggtgatatgaccgtatctcagtatgaggcccgtttcttggccttatctagatttgctcctcatctcaccagcgatgagaagatgagggcctgTCGTTTTGTGATTGGGTTGCGTCCCGCCCTTCGCagccgtgtggtagggcattgtttggagacattCGACCAGGTCattcatcgggcactggtttatgaggaggattgAGCTTTGACATAGAGATtaagagagcagagttccggtgaagaccggaagaggagagcaccagctGGCAGTTCTAAGCACATCCGTCAGTAGAGATGGAGGGGTAGATCAGAGTTTCGGCAACCCGCGGTTCAGTTAGTAACTTCTTCATCATCAGCAGCACCGCCAGCCGCTTCATCTttcggccccttttctggtgtatgcttcggctATGGACAGGCCGGGCATTGGAGGCGTGAGTGTGCTCTtcccattcagcagcagaggccaccgcagttgcccccTCCTCGTCCTCCTTACCAGCAGCAGAGAGTAAAGCTTTCGTCTGTCATTCCtaaggctcctcctcagcagcaaagGCAGTCAGGCAGACCTCCTCGGCGGCGGCAGCAGCAAAGACAACGCGGCGAGACAACAGGCGGCGCGGCACAGCAGAGGATATCCGCATGTCCGGTCCACAGGTCCAGTATGTATCGCGGCCCAGGCGGCAGACTCGGGACCCTCGGTCTTCAGGTTGCTTCCCCTACCGGCTCGGGGCCGCTTCTATTCCGCACGGGCGTCGAGCCAGACCCGATCATCGGCCAGGTGGAGTAGTcgaggtattcttcttgtttcttctgcattgctcatgttttatttgattctggtgcctcccattcttttatagatgagcagttttgtcgattgaccgatattccatcggagtccatgtctgaagctttgaccgtttcgactcccatggggaa belongs to Magnolia sinica isolate HGM2019 chromosome 8, MsV1, whole genome shotgun sequence and includes:
- the LOC131254237 gene encoding formin-like protein 3, encoding MSSNSDEVREVQNGWEPESTDSKRRSSEGVLEAVPFYPPPKKSTRAKSKGRAKGSKRPVPPVVPIPPVALVPPPIPPPQPAVLVTEAPAPPAAPVPPPEAGHWRRECALPIQQQRPPQLPPPRPPYQQQRVKLSSVIPKAPPQQQRQSGRPPRRRQQQRQRGETTGGAAQQRISACPVHRSSMYRGPGGRLGTLGLQVASPTGSGPLLFRTGVEPDPIIGQVE